One window from the genome of Yarrowia lipolytica chromosome 1B, complete sequence encodes:
- a CDS encoding uncharacterized protein (Compare to YALI0B22990g, weakly similar to uniprot|P09230 Yarrowia lipolytica Alkaline extracellular protease precursor (EC 3. 4.21.-) (AEP)) — protein sequence MRLTGLPLVLLATLVTASPDYDAVKNILASHQRHHNLVKRDLGQDASAVSQQRRIVMFNDTATISDIRVQLESLDKTISQFGRGSSYIESAVDIGNNGNGFLGYYGIFDDKVAALLEQDPRVDVYEDVKVTLPAYGRSKKMLKMASKYSGNLEEDNDFSFNSDSTVSDPLTEPRDFDIDFERLKSLYSDDGHYDYEVGVSYENLKVSQMQQHPPRPKPQASSRPRRQPQTRPQPKAQPKPPPKQQQQQQQQQPRPQQRRPQPGRPLPGRPQPPKPQPKPQQPQRSQQSTTIPAHMLTQEKTTQWGLHRISSQKNTVSPGVAKIIKPYEFMIPQYDTVAYVVDSGIRITHKDFGGRAVWGYNAIDNINEDMNGHGSHVAGTIGANKWGVSKRTLLVAVKAFGEEDCVSVGTYLHAVNWAINDYIAKGHDRAVINMSVGVPRGFEPFDRLVRHAIKVGMPVAIAAGNDGRDACNYSPSRMGNHPGAITAAASSKDDRLVRRFAGWMSRGSNFGECVTVFAPGMNIESVSHQSDTGTDIMSGTSMAAPHVAGLMAYFQSISDQLLTPMQLDYLITHANQGTMRGRLKNSPNRLIYNGL from the coding sequence ATGAGACTCACAGGCCTACCACTTGTGCTGCTGGCCACACTCGTGACAGCTTCCCCCGACTACGATGCCGTCAAGAACATCTTGGCGTCTCACCAGCGGCATCACAATTTGGTCAAAAGGGACCTTGGACAGGACGCCTCTGCAGTGTCCCAGCAGCGTCGGATTGTCATGTTCAACGATACTGCTACTATATCCGACATCCGAGTTCAGCTCGAGTCtctcgacaagaccatcaGCCAGTTCGGCCGAGGCTCTTCATATATCGAGTCTGCTGTTGACATTGGCAACAATGGAAATGGTTTCCTCGGATACTACGGCATCTTCGACGACAAGGTAGCTGCCCTTCTGGAACAAGACCCTCGAGTCGATGTCTACGAGGATGTCAAGGTGACTCTTCCTGCCTATGGAAGAAGCAAAAAGATGCTCAAGATGGCTTCAAAATATTCGGGTAATCTTGAAGAGGACAACGACTTCTCATTTAACAGCGACTCCACAGTTTCAGACCCTCTAACTGAGCCCCGCGACTTCGACATCGACTTTGAACGTCTCAAGTCCCTCTACTCCGATGACGGCCATTATGATTACGAAGTCGGTGTTAGTTATGAGAACCTGAAGGTATCACAGATGCAACAACATCCACCCCGACCCAAGCCTCAAGCCTCGTCTCGACCCCGACGGCAACCTCAGACGAGACCCCAGCCCAAGGCGCAACCCAAGCCTCCAcccaaacagcagcaacagcagcagcagcaacaacctAGACCTCAGCAAAGAAGACCTCAGCCAGGCAGACCCCTTCCGGGCAGGCCTCAACCTCCCAAGCCTCAGCCCAAGCCTCAGCAACCGCAGAGATCCCAGCAGTCTACCACCATCCCTGCTCATATGCTGACTCAGGAGAAGACCACTCAATGGGGTCTGCATCGTATCTCATCCCAGAAGAATACCGTTTCACCTGGAGTGGCCAAGATTATCAAGCCCTACGAGTTCATGATCCCCCAATATGACACTGTGGCTTATGTGGTCGACTCTGGTATCAGAATTACCCATAAGGACTTCGGTGGGCGAGCAGTCTGGGGTTACAACGCCATTGATAACATCAACGAGGATATGAACGGTCATGGATCTCATGTTGCTGGGACAATTGGTGCCAACAAATGGGGTGTCTCCAAACGAACCCTGCTCGTGGCAGTCAAGGCATTTGGGGAAGAGGATTGTGTCTCTGTTGGCACCTATCTCCATGCTGTCAACTGGGCCATCAACGACTACATTGCCAAGGGCCACGACAGAGCCGTCATCAACATGTCTGTGGGCGTTCCTCGTGGATTTGAGCCGTTTGACAGACTTGTTAGACACGCTATCAAGGTAGGAATGCCTGTTGCTATTGCTGCCGGTAACGATGGGCGAGATGCTTGCAACTACTCACCCTCTCGAATGGGCAATCATCCTGGCGCTATAACAGCAGCCGCCAGTAGCAAGGACGATAGACTGGTCCGTCGGTTTGCCGGGTGGATGTCTCGAGGCTCAAACTTCGGCGAGTGTGTTACCGTGTTTGCGCCGGGTATGAACATTGAGAGTGTCTCCCACCAGAGTGACACTGGTACGGATATCATGAGTGGTACGTCCATGGCAGCTCCTCACGTTGCTGGTCTCATGGCATACTTCCAGAGTATCAGCGACCAGCTTCTGACTCCTATGCAGTTGGATTATCTTATCACTCATGCAAACCAGGGCACTATGAGAGGCAGACTTAAAAACAGCCCTAACCGGTTGATCTACAACGGACTCTAG
- a CDS encoding uncharacterized protein (Truncated form of YALI0B22968g, similar to uniprot|P87240 Schizosaccharomyces pombe Hypothetical protein, similar to Saccharomyces cerevisiae CDC36 (YDL165W); ancestral locus Anc_7.347): MSEFPALGSAAAVRTAPPGLDLEPKVAGHPGAGSSGPHGQPGQQRKPIPADHKERYGLNGLLGVIRMENNDQTTVAIGNDLTTMGLNMNPSAIPLSKSFGSPWTETSVHKPTPEYSLPSCYNVPSAPPQQTKIQSFTDETLFFIFYTMPRDSMQEAVAVELTNRNWRYHKELKLWLTKDPLTEPVQQTAQSERGLYIFFDPSSWTKIKKEFVLFYQAIA, from the coding sequence CCGCTCTCGGATCAGCTGCAGCCGTGCGAacggctcctccaggacTCGATCTGGAGCCAAAAGTCGCTGGACACCCCGGTGCAGGCTCCTCAGGCCCCCACGGACAGCCCGGCCAGCAGCGGAAACCTATCCCTGCTGATCACAAGGAAAGATATGGTCTGAACGGACTTTTGGGAGTCATTCGAATGGAGAATAACGACCAGACGACAGTGGCCATAGGCAACGACCTGACTACTATGGGACTCAATATGAACCCCAGTGCCATTCCGCTGTCTAAATCGTTTGGCTCGCCATGGACAGAAACGTCAGTGCATAAACCTACCCCGGAATACAGCCTGCCGTCATGTTACAATGTGCCCTCGGCACCACCACAGCAAACTAAGATCCAGAGCTTCACCGACGAAACACTGTTCTTTATTTTCTACACTATGCCCCGGGACTCTATGCAAGaagctgtggctgtggagcTGACCAACCGAAACTGGCGGTACcacaaggagctcaagttATGGTTGACCAAGGACCCACTGACCGAGCCTGTTCAGCAGACAGCACAAAGCGAGAGGGGCCTGTATATTTTCTTTGATCCCAGCAGTTGGACAAAGATCAAAAAGGAGTTTGTCTTATTTTATCAGGCTATTGCATAA